One genomic window of Candidatus Neomarinimicrobiota bacterium includes the following:
- a CDS encoding OFA family MFS transporter yields the protein MEIKNRWFVVVGAILIQLALGAIYAWSVFTPSLVEAGWTKAMTQGVFATGLFFFAVVMVIAGRIMPKLGPQKVAMAGGFVLGSGYLLAGLFGGTSFIALLIFIGVIGGAGIGLAYVVPIAVGMRWFPDKKGLITGLAVAGFGFGATLWVKLAGSWGTLIALYGLSTTFTALGAIFMFMIILGAIWMKFPADGWLPQGYTPPVAVDGSTDTGMNDFNSAEMLRTPQYYFIFIIFAFGASAGLMSIGLMKLFPMVALTANGIDQISASAIAGTAMAVFFSLANGLGRIAWGAISDKLGRKRSIVIMMATQGIFVILFQWMAGVPALLYLGATLIGFNFGGNFSLFPTITADTFGAKFIGQNYGWVFLAYGFGGILGPIMGGYLGDMGNFPLAFSICGVLCLIAAVIMSQVKPAVKPVAS from the coding sequence ATGGAAATTAAAAATCGTTGGTTTGTAGTTGTAGGTGCTATCCTGATTCAGCTTGCTCTGGGTGCAATTTATGCCTGGTCAGTTTTCACCCCCTCACTAGTTGAAGCGGGTTGGACCAAAGCTATGACCCAGGGCGTGTTTGCCACTGGACTCTTCTTTTTCGCTGTTGTCATGGTGATTGCCGGTAGAATCATGCCAAAACTGGGACCCCAGAAAGTAGCCATGGCTGGTGGATTTGTACTCGGTTCTGGTTATTTGTTAGCAGGTCTATTCGGTGGAACCAGTTTTATAGCTTTATTGATCTTCATTGGTGTGATCGGTGGTGCAGGTATTGGACTGGCCTATGTAGTACCTATTGCAGTTGGCATGCGTTGGTTTCCAGATAAGAAAGGTTTGATTACAGGGTTAGCAGTGGCTGGCTTTGGGTTTGGCGCCACATTATGGGTCAAATTAGCTGGTTCCTGGGGCACACTCATCGCCCTTTATGGTTTGAGCACGACCTTCACTGCTCTAGGAGCAATATTTATGTTCATGATCATCCTGGGTGCGATCTGGATGAAGTTCCCGGCAGATGGTTGGTTGCCTCAGGGTTATACCCCCCCAGTAGCGGTAGATGGTTCTACTGACACGGGCATGAATGACTTCAATAGTGCCGAAATGCTAAGGACACCTCAGTACTATTTCATTTTTATTATTTTTGCTTTTGGTGCCAGTGCTGGATTAATGAGTATTGGACTCATGAAACTCTTTCCTATGGTAGCGCTCACAGCTAATGGTATTGATCAGATCTCTGCCAGTGCCATAGCTGGAACAGCCATGGCAGTTTTCTTTTCGCTGGCTAATGGACTGGGTCGGATCGCCTGGGGCGCAATCAGTGACAAGCTGGGTCGTAAGCGGTCTATTGTAATCATGATGGCTACACAAGGAATATTTGTGATCTTATTCCAGTGGATGGCCGGTGTACCTGCCTTGTTGTATCTAGGAGCAACTCTCATTGGTTTTAATTTTGGTGGAAACTTCTCTCTCTTCCCCACCATTACAGCTGATACTTTCGGTGCCAAATTTATTGGGCAAAATTATGGTTGGGTCTTCCTGGCCTATGGCTTTGGTGGAATACTTGGTCCCATCATGGGTGGTTACCTGGGTGATATGGGTAATTTCCCATTGGCTTTCAGTATCTGTGGTGTGTTGTGCCTGATAGCGGCAGTTATCATGTCACAGGTAAAACCTGCTGTGAAGCCTGTAGCATCCTAA
- a CDS encoding MerR family transcriptional regulator, which translates to MPREAIKKLYYSIGEVSDATDLKQYVLRYWESEFPQLSPAKNRAGNRTYREKDIELVNFIKTLLYKKKYTIEGARQKLKELQEHGKALNISSLEEAATVAPVVPAPGAVEPEPLPQPVISSDPTSKASMNPVRYRTFLKNLRSELKELIELIDS; encoded by the coding sequence ATGCCAAGAGAAGCCATTAAAAAACTGTATTATTCAATTGGCGAAGTAAGTGACGCCACTGACCTCAAGCAATATGTCCTGCGCTACTGGGAATCTGAATTTCCTCAGCTCTCCCCTGCAAAGAACCGCGCTGGTAATCGCACTTATCGGGAAAAGGATATTGAGCTGGTCAATTTTATCAAGACTTTGCTTTATAAAAAGAAATACACGATTGAAGGTGCCCGACAAAAGCTTAAAGAACTGCAAGAACATGGCAAGGCACTCAACATCTCCAGTCTTGAAGAAGCTGCGACTGTAGCCCCTGTTGTTCCTGCTCCAGGTGCTGTAGAGCCTGAACCACTACCACAACCCGTGATCAGTAGCGACCCAACCTCAAAGGCTTCCATGAACCCTGTTCGATATCGAACTTTTCTGAAGAACCTGAGATCTGAACTAAAAGAGCTTATTGAATTAATTGATTCCTGA
- a CDS encoding phosphodiester glycosidase family protein, producing MNKHLFHTILTMVLLFACNGKQNASLEKGGPKLEWAPIDSINLVLPTGLQVYHAINVDPNLRAWYVRVDESLPEIETRVVASTDHDGIETVSDFAQRLQVPVVINGGYFRMDLNPAKHVGILKVDGELIHSATPSVLRGEQRFYLHRAAIGFHADDQIDIERVSSHGDSVYSWEMPIENLPGVPGARRDTVHRCAWSYRDILGGGPQLIRDGRIDISVNEEVFFGTSIPQVHPRTAAGITSSGDLILLIVDGRQLISRGVDLEELAEILYDLGCQEAINLDGGGSSALVVNGVLLNRPSGTTTQRQVMSAIAVFAK from the coding sequence ATGAACAAACACTTATTTCATACGATTCTGACGATGGTATTGCTTTTTGCCTGCAATGGGAAGCAAAACGCATCACTTGAAAAGGGCGGTCCTAAACTTGAATGGGCTCCTATTGATTCCATCAATCTTGTTTTGCCAACGGGACTTCAGGTGTATCATGCCATCAATGTTGATCCAAATCTGAGAGCCTGGTATGTGAGGGTTGATGAATCACTGCCGGAGATTGAAACTCGCGTAGTCGCATCAACGGACCATGATGGCATAGAGACGGTTTCAGACTTCGCCCAGAGGCTTCAGGTGCCGGTCGTGATCAACGGCGGTTACTTCAGAATGGATCTGAATCCTGCAAAACATGTGGGCATTCTCAAAGTTGATGGTGAATTGATCCACTCAGCCACACCTTCAGTACTACGCGGCGAACAAAGGTTTTACCTGCACAGGGCTGCCATCGGTTTTCATGCAGATGATCAAATCGATATTGAAAGAGTATCCAGTCATGGTGATTCGGTCTATAGCTGGGAAATGCCCATTGAGAATTTACCGGGTGTGCCTGGTGCCAGAAGAGATACTGTCCATCGTTGTGCATGGTCATACCGAGATATTCTTGGGGGTGGCCCGCAACTGATCCGTGATGGCAGGATTGATATATCGGTTAATGAAGAAGTATTCTTCGGAACCAGTATCCCGCAGGTTCATCCCAGAACCGCAGCTGGTATTACGAGCTCTGGTGATCTGATATTACTGATAGTGGATGGAAGACAATTGATCAGCCGGGGAGTTGATCTTGAGGAGTTAGCAGAGATCCTGTATGATCTGGGATGCCAGGAAGCCATTAATCTGGATGGGGGAGGTTCATCAGCATTGGTTGTCAATGGCGTCCTGTTGAATCGGCCCTCTGGAACCACCACACAGCGACAAGTAATGTCTGCCATCGCTGTTTTTGCGAAGTAA
- the tyrS gene encoding tyrosine--tRNA ligase, whose protein sequence is MNFPPVKEQIDLLSRGVEEFVSPEALQQKLEVAEKNGKPLKVKLGADPSRPDLHIGHAVVLRKLRQFQDLGHQGILIIGDFTASIGDPTGRNKTRPSISLEDARNFGRSYLEQASLVLKQESLEVVHNSDWLNSMNFSEVIKMAAQVTVAQMLERDDFSQRYKGGTPISVHEFLYPLAQAQDSVHLHSDVELGGTDQLFNLLMGRELQKKSGQSPQIIMTLPLLEGTDGVEKMSKSYDNYIGLSDSPAEMFGKVLSIPDNMIIKYLTLTTNLSMEAIGEIEIKMQSDGNPRDFKRQLARELIKVYYSESEGEAAQEAFDKLFIKKDIPDEMPELTLFTSDSSTLLSALDQSGLFASKGEIRRLIKQNAVSINGEKINDEYLSFEHQGEFVIKAGKRKFLRIICS, encoded by the coding sequence TTGAATTTCCCTCCAGTTAAAGAACAGATCGACCTGTTGTCCCGTGGTGTTGAAGAATTCGTATCGCCGGAAGCACTTCAACAAAAGCTTGAAGTCGCTGAAAAGAATGGCAAACCACTTAAAGTAAAACTTGGGGCAGACCCCAGTAGACCTGATCTGCATATCGGACATGCTGTTGTTTTGCGTAAACTTAGACAGTTTCAGGATCTTGGTCACCAGGGCATTCTGATCATTGGTGATTTCACTGCTTCCATTGGTGATCCAACAGGTCGGAATAAGACTCGTCCCAGTATCTCTCTGGAAGATGCCAGAAATTTTGGCAGATCCTATCTTGAGCAGGCTTCTCTGGTATTAAAGCAGGAAAGCCTTGAGGTCGTCCATAATTCAGATTGGTTGAACTCCATGAATTTCTCTGAAGTGATCAAAATGGCCGCTCAGGTTACGGTTGCCCAAATGTTGGAGCGAGATGATTTCTCCCAGCGCTACAAAGGGGGCACTCCAATTTCAGTGCATGAATTCCTGTATCCACTGGCTCAGGCCCAAGACTCGGTCCATCTCCACTCAGATGTTGAATTAGGCGGTACGGATCAACTCTTTAATTTGCTCATGGGACGTGAATTGCAGAAAAAGAGCGGACAATCCCCTCAGATAATCATGACCCTGCCGCTTCTTGAAGGAACTGACGGTGTTGAGAAGATGTCAAAAAGCTATGACAATTATATCGGTTTATCTGATTCGCCTGCAGAAATGTTTGGCAAAGTCCTTTCCATACCAGATAACATGATCATTAAATACTTAACCCTGACTACCAATCTTTCCATGGAAGCAATCGGAGAGATCGAAATAAAGATGCAATCCGATGGAAATCCGCGTGATTTCAAGCGACAACTTGCCAGAGAATTGATCAAGGTCTATTACAGTGAATCTGAAGGAGAGGCCGCTCAGGAAGCGTTTGATAAGCTTTTTATAAAGAAAGATATACCAGACGAAATGCCTGAGCTGACACTTTTCACATCGGATTCAAGTACCTTGCTCTCTGCATTGGATCAGAGTGGGTTATTTGCCAGCAAAGGGGAAATCAGAAGATTGATCAAGCAGAATGCTGTCAGTATTAATGGTGAAAAAATTAACGATGAATACCTGTCTTTTGAACACCAGGGCGAATTTGTGATCAAGGCCGGGAAGCGTAAATTCTTGCGGATCATCTGTTCCTGA
- a CDS encoding ATP-binding cassette domain-containing protein has translation MIELVEVSKQFDSILAVDALSIRVEEGRICGFLGPNGAGKTTAIRMLMNIIHPDKGTILFDGSEQRPPAHRIGYLPEERGLYQKISVYETLQYFARLRKVQDAHQKITSYLKRFDLEKRLGSKVNELSKGNQQKLQFINTILHNPQYVVLDEPFSGLDPVNQILLKEILEELKAAGRTIIFSSHQMDQVEKVCDDVALIDQGKMILAGKMNEIKMAHGTPQLQITPQQDSDLEHPFFTDQATEIRTGSAYFSLTDIDKQKLIERANAQFDLRSVKITEPGLEEIFIDLIRGASK, from the coding sequence ATGATAGAATTAGTTGAGGTCTCAAAACAGTTCGACTCCATTTTAGCTGTGGATGCACTCAGTATTCGGGTTGAAGAGGGACGTATCTGTGGATTCCTGGGTCCCAATGGAGCTGGAAAAACGACCGCTATTCGCATGCTGATGAATATCATTCATCCAGATAAAGGAACCATCCTGTTTGACGGATCAGAGCAAAGACCACCTGCTCACAGAATTGGGTATCTGCCAGAAGAACGCGGACTTTATCAAAAGATATCGGTTTACGAGACCCTGCAATACTTCGCCAGATTGCGCAAGGTCCAGGATGCCCATCAAAAAATAACTTCATATTTAAAGAGATTTGACCTGGAAAAGCGGCTTGGTTCAAAGGTCAATGAGCTTTCCAAAGGCAATCAACAAAAGTTACAATTCATAAATACTATTTTGCATAACCCGCAATACGTCGTACTGGATGAGCCATTCTCAGGATTGGATCCAGTTAATCAAATCTTGCTTAAAGAGATACTTGAGGAACTCAAAGCGGCTGGAAGAACTATTATTTTCAGTTCTCATCAGATGGATCAGGTCGAAAAGGTCTGCGATGATGTGGCCTTGATCGATCAAGGTAAAATGATCCTGGCTGGAAAAATGAATGAAATCAAAATGGCTCATGGAACGCCGCAGCTGCAGATAACACCTCAACAGGACTCAGATCTCGAGCATCCCTTTTTTACAGATCAAGCAACTGAGATCAGAACTGGATCAGCTTACTTTTCATTGACTGACATTGATAAGCAAAAACTTATCGAAAGAGCAAACGCACAATTCGATCTACGCAGCGTTAAGATCACCGAGCCAGGTCTGGAAGAGATATTCATTGATCTGATTCGGGGTGCGAGCAAATGA
- the smpB gene encoding SsrA-binding protein SmpB: MNEPSHIKLVLRNKRAYYEYEILEKFEAGISLRGTEVKSIRAGKLNMGDAYASMRQGSIALFNLHISPWETANAFDQHEPTRPRHLLLHKKEIRKLSHQIQAKGYTLLPLKLYFKNGKLKVELGLARGKNIHDKRQTSMKRDADREMDRARKYRP; this comes from the coding sequence GTGAATGAACCGAGTCATATTAAGCTGGTATTGCGAAATAAGCGCGCCTATTACGAGTACGAGATTCTGGAGAAGTTTGAAGCCGGTATCTCATTGCGAGGTACCGAGGTCAAATCCATTAGGGCTGGTAAATTGAATATGGGTGATGCCTATGCCAGTATGCGCCAAGGCAGCATTGCGCTTTTTAATCTTCACATTTCTCCCTGGGAAACCGCCAATGCCTTTGATCAGCATGAGCCAACACGCCCAAGACACCTGCTTCTGCATAAAAAGGAGATCAGAAAACTAAGTCACCAGATACAGGCAAAAGGTTACACACTGCTTCCTCTGAAACTCTATTTCAAAAATGGCAAACTGAAGGTAGAATTAGGCCTGGCCAGAGGTAAGAATATTCATGACAAGCGTCAAACTTCCATGAAACGAGACGCTGATCGAGAGATGGATCGTGCCAGAAAATATCGACCTTAA
- the trxA gene encoding thioredoxin, with amino-acid sequence MADNVKELTDGNFDAEVINSDLPVLVDFWAVWCMPCKMVAPVVAEIAKDYKGKLKVGKLDVDGNPGVAQKYGIRSIPSLLIFKNGEVAQMLVGAVPKPQITAKVDAVIG; translated from the coding sequence ATGGCTGATAATGTAAAAGAACTTACTGACGGAAACTTCGACGCGGAAGTAATTAATTCTGATTTACCCGTTCTGGTGGATTTTTGGGCAGTCTGGTGCATGCCCTGTAAAATGGTGGCTCCAGTGGTTGCTGAGATCGCCAAAGACTATAAGGGAAAACTCAAAGTGGGTAAACTTGATGTCGATGGCAATCCTGGCGTCGCGCAAAAATATGGGATTCGCAGCATTCCCAGCTTGTTGATATTTAAGAATGGTGAAGTTGCTCAGATGCTGGTTGGTGCCGTACCAAAACCGCAGATAACCGCCAAGGTGGATGCCGTTATCGGTTGA
- a CDS encoding ABC transporter permease produces MKYLDIAWFEYCRRIRSKWFIISTFGMPILILGISLVTGYMTEAGSGIESKHFGLIDETARYGKALTEALDQRYVDLDTPLLDIAVSQGQFLEMQDQFDILVNERALDGYFVIPADFDIDPKIHLYSRSSSTVRLTEVIEAELKDILISERAESLHLSPTELAILFFDVNVEHYELGSTDKRDTDELIADYIAPFIFMFLLFLGIFTGGQLLLRAILEERSSRVIEVLLSTVSYNDLMGGKILGLGLLGLTQSAIYLTVGILAGNYYGLSLVTPIIGLLYFVYFILGYLLYAGIYIGVGALFDSEQEAQQAIQIITFIAVIPMVLWTLVIENPNSTLVNALCYLPPVTPFFMMIKIAVGETTIIQTILTIALMIISVYGSIRLAAKIFRTGILLYGKKISLPEIIRWIRA; encoded by the coding sequence ATGAAATATCTTGATATAGCCTGGTTTGAATATTGCCGGCGCATTCGCTCAAAATGGTTTATTATCAGTACTTTTGGCATGCCTATATTGATTCTGGGGATCAGTCTTGTAACTGGATATATGACTGAGGCTGGTTCCGGAATAGAAAGCAAGCACTTTGGGTTGATCGATGAAACTGCCCGGTATGGCAAAGCACTCACAGAAGCGCTGGACCAACGATATGTCGATCTGGACACACCTCTTTTGGATATTGCGGTCTCCCAGGGTCAGTTCCTGGAAATGCAGGATCAATTTGATATTCTGGTAAATGAGCGCGCGCTGGATGGTTATTTTGTGATCCCGGCTGACTTCGATATTGACCCAAAAATACACCTTTATTCTCGTTCCAGTTCCACTGTTCGCTTAACCGAGGTCATTGAAGCAGAACTAAAGGATATTCTGATTAGTGAAAGAGCCGAATCTCTACATTTGTCTCCAACAGAGTTGGCTATTCTGTTTTTTGATGTGAATGTGGAGCACTATGAACTTGGCTCTACTGATAAACGGGATACTGATGAACTTATTGCCGATTATATTGCTCCCTTCATTTTCATGTTTCTATTGTTTCTAGGCATATTTACCGGTGGACAATTACTGCTGAGAGCCATACTGGAGGAGAGATCCTCAAGGGTGATCGAAGTTTTGCTATCCACCGTTAGTTACAACGACCTCATGGGTGGTAAAATACTAGGGTTGGGACTATTGGGTTTAACGCAATCAGCCATATACCTGACAGTCGGGATACTTGCTGGAAACTATTACGGTCTATCGCTGGTGACCCCCATAATCGGACTGCTCTATTTTGTTTATTTTATTTTGGGATATTTGCTTTATGCCGGTATCTATATAGGTGTAGGTGCATTGTTCGATTCAGAGCAGGAAGCCCAACAGGCAATTCAGATCATTACCTTCATTGCTGTCATTCCCATGGTTCTTTGGACCCTGGTTATCGAAAATCCAAATTCCACCCTGGTCAATGCACTGTGCTATTTGCCTCCTGTGACCCCCTTCTTCATGATGATAAAGATTGCCGTGGGGGAAACCACCATCATACAGACGATCCTTACTATTGCCCTCATGATTATAAGCGTCTATGGCAGTATTCGTTTGGCAGCAAAAATATTTCGCACTGGAATCCTATTGTACGGAAAAAAGATCAGCTTACCAGAGATCATCCGTTGGATACGTGCTTAA
- a CDS encoding NAD-dependent malic enzyme, with the protein MSIVKRRRYQMGSMDEPLEVIVRGTDILNEPLLNKGTAFSLEERNDLELRGLVPPKVVELDEQVERVMENYRRKTDPMEKFIFLTSLHDRNETLYYKVLTDNLMEMTPIVYTPVVGAACQQFGHIYRKNRGMYLSLHDKGHIREIFNNWKQDEVDIIVISDGSRILGLGDLGANGMGIPIGKLALYVAGGGIYPCKTLPILLDTGTNNQELLDDPLYLGLNQKRADDDEYYKLVDEFVNAVQDRWPKALIQWEDFTNNHAFPILKKYREKVLCFNDDIQGTGAVALSGLLGGMRMKKEKLSEQRIIFYGAGSAAVGIADTIVAGIMEESGMSAEEARKLFWLLDSQGLVVKNGPRELQTHKKPYAREEAHIDNLMDVIKSIEPTILVGVSGQGQTFTEAIIKEMHKHVKQPIIFALSNPTSKSECTAEQAYRWTKGKVIFASGSPFDPVRYKGKIYIPGQGNNMFIFPGVGLGAALCQASEVTDAMFYTAAKTLADMVTDEELELGTVYPDLRKIRKISATIAAAVCQIAFDEGLAGIEKPEDIRKFVKENMFQPVYPRYVAATES; encoded by the coding sequence ATGAGTATCGTAAAAAGACGTCGTTATCAAATGGGGAGTATGGATGAGCCACTGGAAGTCATTGTCAGGGGTACTGATATTCTGAACGAACCGCTCTTGAACAAAGGAACCGCCTTCTCGCTGGAAGAACGCAATGATCTGGAACTTCGGGGACTTGTTCCACCCAAGGTAGTGGAATTAGACGAACAGGTTGAAAGAGTGATGGAGAATTATCGCAGGAAAACCGATCCAATGGAGAAATTTATCTTCTTGACCAGCCTTCATGACCGGAACGAGACATTATACTATAAAGTGCTCACAGATAATCTCATGGAAATGACCCCCATCGTTTATACACCAGTTGTGGGAGCCGCCTGTCAGCAGTTTGGACATATCTATCGGAAAAATCGCGGGATGTATCTCAGTCTCCACGACAAGGGGCATATACGGGAGATATTTAACAACTGGAAGCAGGATGAAGTTGATATTATTGTGATCTCAGATGGCAGTCGGATCTTGGGTCTGGGTGATCTGGGTGCTAACGGGATGGGCATCCCCATAGGTAAACTAGCTTTATATGTTGCTGGCGGCGGAATATATCCTTGTAAGACGCTGCCAATTCTACTGGACACCGGTACCAATAATCAGGAATTGCTGGACGACCCCCTTTACCTCGGGCTTAACCAGAAACGGGCTGATGATGATGAATATTACAAGCTGGTTGATGAGTTCGTGAACGCTGTACAGGATCGCTGGCCAAAAGCATTGATCCAGTGGGAAGATTTCACCAATAACCATGCCTTCCCAATCCTGAAAAAATATCGTGAAAAAGTGTTGTGTTTTAACGATGATATCCAGGGTACCGGTGCAGTAGCGTTATCCGGTCTTTTGGGTGGGATGCGGATGAAGAAGGAAAAACTGTCTGAGCAACGAATCATTTTCTATGGAGCTGGATCTGCTGCAGTTGGTATTGCAGATACCATTGTAGCTGGCATCATGGAAGAAAGTGGCATGAGTGCCGAAGAGGCCAGGAAACTATTCTGGCTGTTGGATAGTCAGGGACTGGTTGTGAAGAATGGTCCGCGTGAGCTGCAAACTCATAAGAAACCCTATGCCAGAGAAGAAGCTCATATTGACAATTTGATGGATGTGATCAAATCAATTGAACCAACTATTCTGGTGGGTGTCAGTGGCCAGGGACAAACTTTTACCGAAGCGATTATAAAAGAGATGCATAAGCATGTTAAGCAGCCCATTATCTTCGCCCTTTCGAATCCAACTTCAAAATCAGAGTGTACTGCGGAACAGGCTTATCGATGGACAAAAGGAAAAGTGATCTTTGCCAGTGGTAGTCCTTTTGATCCGGTACGGTATAAGGGAAAAATCTATATCCCTGGACAGGGGAACAATATGTTTATCTTCCCAGGTGTTGGATTGGGAGCAGCCCTCTGTCAAGCCAGTGAAGTAACAGATGCCATGTTCTATACTGCAGCTAAAACCCTGGCCGACATGGTCACTGATGAAGAGCTTGAACTGGGAACGGTCTATCCGGACCTGAGAAAGATCCGTAAGATCTCTGCGACAATTGCCGCAGCAGTTTGCCAGATTGCCTTCGATGAGGGTCTGGCAGGAATTGAAAAACCAGAGGATATTCGCAAGTTTGTCAAAGAGAATATGTTCCAACCGGTGTATCCACGCTATGTAGCTGCCACTGAATCCTGA